The window GCCCGGGTCATGCAGCGCATCGGCCCCCACGGCACCCGCCTCACCGAGCTGGCCGAGCAGGCCCAGATCACCAAACAGACCGCGGGCTTCCTCGTCGACCAGCTGGAGAAGGCGGGCTACGTCACCCGCGTCGCCGATCCGACCGACAGGCGGGCCCGCCTGGTGTGCGGCGCGGCCAAGGCCCGGGCGGCCAAGCGGGTCGCCGACGCGGTGGTCGCCGAGGTGGAGAAGGAGTGGGAGGAGCACCTGGGCAAGCGGCGGACGAAGCAGCTCCGGGAGGCGTTGCTGCTACTGAGGGAGATCACCGACCCGTGGCGTTAGGGTCCGTCGCCCGACCGACCTCCGCATGGCGGGGAAAGGAGGCCCGTCGGGCCGGCACGGCCGCGCGCCGGTCGAGGGACGCGTCGGTCGGTCCGAAGGCGGCAGAATGGTGCGATGGATCATCACTTCGTCGGCATCCCGGAGTTGACCGGCGTTCCCCGCGTCGCGGTCGTCATCGACGTCATGCGCGCCTTCACCGTGGCGGCCTGGGCTTTCTCGCGTGGCGTGGAGAAGATCGTCCTGGCCTCGACGGAGGGCGAGGCGCTCGCCCTGAAGGAAGCCCACCCGGGCTGGCTGGCCTTGAAGGACGGGCCGCCGGCGGAGGGCTTCGACGCGGTCAACTCGCCCGGCCTGCTCAGGTCACGCGACTTCACCGGGCGCACGCTGGTACAGAAGACGACGGCTGGAACCGTGGGCGCGCTGGCCGTCGCGAACGCACCGCTGGTCCTGTGCGCGAGCTTCGCCGTGGCCGGCCCGACCGCACGGTTTCTTCGGGCCAGGGAGGCGGGCCCCGTGACCTTCGTGGTCACCGGCGACGGTGGCCGGGCCGACGAGGACCTGGCCTGCGCCGAGTACATCGGCCGACGTATGGCCGGAGGTGATGTCGAGGCGGCTCCC is drawn from Streptomyces bottropensis ATCC 25435 and contains these coding sequences:
- a CDS encoding MarR family winged helix-turn-helix transcriptional regulator, producing the protein MVTADEPNTGVLLFLPYRALENRVFAALAEAGFDDFTPAQARVMQRIGPHGTRLTELAEQAQITKQTAGFLVDQLEKAGYVTRVADPTDRRARLVCGAAKARAAKRVADAVVAEVEKEWEEHLGKRRTKQLREALLLLREITDPWR
- a CDS encoding 2-phosphosulfolactate phosphatase, producing the protein MDHHFVGIPELTGVPRVAVVIDVMRAFTVAAWAFSRGVEKIVLASTEGEALALKEAHPGWLALKDGPPAEGFDAVNSPGLLRSRDFTGRTLVQKTTAGTVGALAVANAPLVLCASFAVAGPTARFLRAREAGPVTFVVTGDGGRADEDLACAEYIGRRMAGGDVEAAPYLSRARTSRAAADLAGGLRSGWHPDDVDLCLELDRFPFAMTAAQEGPLMVLRPVAVPAVVPDAR